CGCCGCCGGCGTGGAAGCGGGTGAGCGTCTTCTTGAGCCAGTCCGTGCCCTCGCGGCAGGGGATGCACCAGCCGCAGCTTTCGTGCTGGTAGAAGCCGATGATGCGCTGCGCGAACTTCACCATGCAGGTGGCATCGTCAACCACCACCACGCCGCCCGAACCCAGGAAGGTGCCGATCTTGGCCAGCGAGTCGAAGTCCATGGCGACGTCGATTTCTTCGGCGGCGAGGATGGGCGTCGAAGAGCCGCCCGGCACCACGGCCTTGACCTTGCGGCCGTTGGGGATACCGCCCGCCACCTCGTGAATCATCTTCTTCAGGTTGTAGCCGAGCGGCAGTTCGTAAACGCCCGGCCGGTTGACATGGCCGCTGAGGCAGAACAGTCGAGTGCCGCCGTTCTTGGGCGTGCCCAGGTCGGCGTACCATTTCCCTCCGCCCAGAATGATGTGCGGCACCGAGGCCAGCGTCTCCACGTTGTTGATGACGGTAGGACCGCCCCACAGCCCCACCACGGCCGGGAAGGGCGGACGTATGCGCGGGATGCCGCGCTTGCCCTCGAGCGACTCCATCAGCGCCGACTCTTCGC
This DNA window, taken from Terriglobales bacterium, encodes the following:
- the nuoF gene encoding NADH-quinone oxidoreductase subunit NuoF → MADLVAHADEVKVVSKRFGLGAASLDRYLELDGYKAVQKALSMTPDAIIGEVKDSSLRGRGGAGFPAGLKWSFVPKESPKPKYVLCNGDESEPGTCKDRLLLEHDPHSVIEGVMIAGLAVQAKVGFIYIRGEYRYLVDILRQALAEARARGFIGKNIFGSGRDFEVYWHTGAGAYEVGEESALMESLEGKRGIPRIRPPFPAVVGLWGGPTVINNVETLASVPHIILGGGKWYADLGTPKNGGTRLFCLSGHVNRPGVYELPLGYNLKKMIHEVAGGIPNGRKVKAVVPGGSSTPILAAEEIDVAMDFDSLAKIGTFLGSGGVVVVDDATCMVKFAQRIIGFYQHESCGWCIPCREGTDWLKKTLTRFHAGG